The region CGCGCAAGAGTTTGAAGCCGATGTGGAGACTGAGGATGAGATCATTGTTGAGGTAAATATAGCATTTCTACACAGAAAATGTTAGTAAGGAAAACAGTCATATATTGCTCTCATAAGGCAAAaggcaagaaaaaaaatatctcaaatataatataatatgtatctCAAAAAGATGGGTCAAAATTCAGCAATTTTTTGGTAATACTGTTCCAGCATTTGAAGGACCACTGACTACTGAAAGTATAAAAGTAAtgtaaaaaagaagaagaaaaggaaagaaacaaaacacaatgaGAATTGACTTAGTTTacttgttataaatataaaagataattatgcaaaagttATAATGCTAAGCGATAAGGCaataaggccacctattgctacctcagaaagtctctgggtatatacctgttttctgtaattgcttgctatgtgttggtgtgcaataaagagttattgtattgtactgtattgtattgctaTAAATTAACCATAGTACTAATAAGTGCATAATGTGCTGTCTCTGGAAGACTTACAATTACAAAGAAATAACTAAATACGCCTAGCCACTGCTTCAGTAAGCAAATTATCTATTAAGTAAGAAATGTTCAGAATACTAATTGGTTATAGTGACTTAATGGTATACACCGTGTCTTTGGcgatttccattaactttggCAGATGGCTCAGTTTATTGTTAGAAACTACATATAGAAACACTTGTTTTATCCTTCTTTTGCTAATacaagtatgtgtgtgtgtaaactctttattgtacaaaagaaaagaaacaaagtataattttattgacaaactttgaggaTAAagtatgtcgaaaatacaaactgagacatggatgcacagaaaaaccacattaacaaatttggagttgaaataaaaaatactccaaataaccaattataatttgattgcttagtagcgacatctcgtCTGGGtcagcggttagttccgaaagggtgttacgtctctcgatgagagtgaaacatagatgtcgctagtgctgctgcttaagtagcgtagtagaaaaaaagcaacctgagatatgtgtgcataggagaaattcgtgtctgtacctactcctgtccagtggtagtgtaggggtatggcatgcagcacggaatgctgaggacttgggttcgattcccagcgctggtctctttttttgatttttctgtgcatccatgtctcagtttttattttcgatggttttatgggatgaccgtaaaagtaacaaatttggagttgaaataaaaaatacaaaaatactccaaataaccaatcataatacaagtatgtgttaattaaaaacagttaCCTATGGACTTAAAAACAGTCAGAAATTAAGAACTGTTACactgttttattatatgttgttgGATAATAACCATAAACTTATCAATGAACATAATTATCTGGATAATTTCCAACCCTGCTAGCTTCAGCTGCTTATGTGTAATAAAATTCCCTTGCAACCAATGAgtctataatatattaaatgtttttttttatatatttttttcaggatGAAGATAATGAGTTTGAGCACTTTCAAGACCCAGAGGAGTTTGAAGGGTTCCAAGACAGTGTTCCCAGGAATACTGAGCAGCCAAAAATTACTATTTCTAAGGTAAATAAATGGTCAATTACTTGCTATCTAGCAACATATCTGTGTATCTACGTAGATATTAGAAGACACCTATGGGGGATTTACTAAGGGATTAAATTCCAAAACCTTAAGCGGGCACCAAGCTTCTCTTATATGCACTTGTGGATATGAGAAATGGGGGAATCACTCCCACccaagtaataaaattgtgcAAATTATAGGTTGCTATATGACATGTTTATGTAATTGTTACCATGTCCAAGTTTAAGTTTAAGCCTCATATCAGTTCTGTgcataaaggtgcgaccaaaccgctgcttaaaaaactgtgacggcacggaatcgcagtgacgctcCGTATGCGCAcagtttttatcgcatgctctccacaccgctgcttaaaatacggaatcgcagtgacacatcgtatgcgcaccgtttttttttgcatgctttccacaccgctgcttaaaatatgcaaacggtgcggaatcgcagcgacgtgccgtaaacgtcacgacttttgttcggtaaagacctgaagtttacgacacgtcactgcgattccgtattttaagaagcggtgtggagagcatgcgttaaaaacggtgcgcatacggcacgtcactgcgattccgtattttaagcagcggtgtggagagcatgcgataaaaacggtaagaatacggtgcgtcactgcgattccgtgccatcaccattttttaagcagcggtttggtcgcacctttactaCATACATCaagtcatttacttaagtttttcacctgtagttcgttttttttttttagtacactAGTACATAATAGAATCTAGAACTAATACAGTCATGGAATCATTTTCTAAGTGCACACCATTTGAATTCGATTGGCTCTTGGTCGGTCAGGCAATCGGAGTAATAGGGAGTATTTTGACGCACTTCGGTTCGATTACTCGCTCTCAAGAAATCATACTACATGTACTAAAACATAAAAGAGATGGATATAGTTTATTCTAATACAGTGCCAGGAACTATTTCATTTTAGTAAGTACATGTAGTACACTACACAAGCATAGTACGCGATAGCGAaacgggtaaaagctagtaaatgaataataaaaccTAACCAGTCACCTTAATACCGTTATGGTCCTTCGAACCAGACTTAATTTATTTCCTCTAGGTTCCTATAATGGTGCGCCCGCGCTGGGACGCGTACTGGCTGGAAGGCATCCTCTGCTGCCTGCTCGCTGCGTACGCGCTCGCTTACGCTATCGGCCGCGCTAAGAACACCGCTATTGCCACCAACTTCCTCAAACTGCACAAGCCGCTGTTGGATGATAATTTTACTCTAGTCGGTGAGTAGATACTGTTAATGTAACAGATGGTGTACTGGTCATTGTAGAATGTCTGTCTAACGTTCGCGATATTCACCCAGTGCCTAACTATGCCTTGACAAGTTCGAACGTGATACTCGTGTAGAACCTTGTCGCAGGGGAGCCTCTGCTGCcattatcaagatttttttgataagtgcAGCTAATGCTGACTGAAACAGGGTTCTACCGAGTGATACGTACGAACTCGTCAAGGTACGAAAGCTTTCTTTAAATGTATTAGTCAAATATctacttatgtattttaaatacaagctgaagatagttatagtgTTAATGGTGGGCAGACGaaggttacaaaaaatacaaacaggTAGAGGTTGGTTTGCGATATATGTATACGTAAGAGGTAATAGACAACCACAAAGTTACTTTTGCAATCGTAATATTAGTTTAGTTAGGCACCGCCGGCGAGTAGCAAGAAGCGAgtgttttttagaaaatttgCCGAGCGACTAATATTTCATACCAAAACCATTTGCTTCTTGTTCGCTGGCGGTGGGACAAATTTTAATGTGGTATTCCAGGTGAGACAGGTAGCGACGTGGTGAGTGTGGGGGAGGAGCGAGGCTGGCGGCGCGAGGCCGAACACTGTTTCACCATGTGGTGCAGCGGCCGCGTCTGCTGCGAGGGCATGCTGCTCACACTCAAGCTTATCAAGGTACGTGCGAGCGGGACAGCGGTActcaaaattacctatttatctAGTTTCTACCTTATTTCTCTAGCCTCCGATCCTACCCTACTCTCCtacctaccctaccctaccatAGTAGTAGGCAGCCGTACTAAACTAAATCGGTTTTTTATGGGTCAGAAAGAGTGGCAATGATTTAGTGGGCCCCAGCATTGATTGTCAACAGTATTAAAAGTCAAAATGGTTAAATGTTTCAACataaaccagaggccgtattgcctaacgcttcTGAcgcaaatgacagatttcgcatacaacaaactgtcatttgattgcgatggcgagcgtcagaaatgttaggcaatacggcctcagttttttttttactccagACCGCACAATCGGTCcgtatgtgtatgtattaaAGGTTGATTTGTTTTAGTGAGTACAATTTattgtatttcatttttaactaaTCCTTATAGTGTGTTATCCTTGTATAatggacagagagcagtggaagtatcggggAAGGCCTTTGCTCAATACTGGGACAGAATACTTAGTACTTACTATCAGGGCCCAGTGACCCAAAGTGGGTCTTGacctccaacaccagattacACCACTCTTTACGATCTTGAGTCAGTTCTTGCCAGCGTTCGACCCGGAGATCCAAAAGAGACTTTCAGGCCCTCGTCCCTCCAGCGGCACCTGGGAGAGAATAAGATAACAGTCCTAtcctaatgaactaaaagaatttctttgtcacccgcgaccttatgatagctaagcttatgcaagatatgcgtgttcatgcagttcctccacctccacacgaatcctatcctactatataatattataaatgcgaaagtttctgagtgttgtgtatgtttgttacttcttaccgctaaaacagctggacggatttggatgaaatttggcaaaaagtcagTTTaaaatctggattaaaacataggataatttttatcccgatattcccacgcaACCGACTACTAAGACTAAGTccagagtcatgaaatttgttttGTAGGTAggtggacgtctggaataacacataggctactatttatcctgatattcccacgggatagggataaaattttgaaatttcaaccgctgagtttagagtcttgaaattttggacagctGTTCTtaacaacctcaatgaagaccacgatataaattttgggaatccccaagggaattttgtaaaatcacgGAATTTCAATTGCGGGTGCACTCTAGTATTATTGTATGTTATAGCGCCAGGACTTAGTGCACGTGATACTGGGGTCGGTGCGACGGACGCCGGACTCGCTGTTGGCGCGCGTAGAGCTCGGCAAAGACGACAGCGACCCCTTCGTGCTGTGCGTCGCGCAGAAGAAGATCGCTACCAAACTGGCTAAGGAGATGCAGGACCTGGTGAGTACTGCATGGGACACAAATTTAACCCCTTGTAATTGTGCCCTTAATAATTTAGTAATCTGCAATAGCCAATTTTATACGAAAACGTTCACGAAATACTACAATTGTAACGCAAACCTGACGCAGCTTTAATCTCATGTCAAGATTTGCCGACAAATCTACAAATAAAGGTCGACTCGACTAGGAAAAATAAATCTTGTTTCACAGCATAAGTGTCATTAATTTAGATAGTAATAATAGATTGTCACTAGACATATGTCACGTTGGTGAAATAGGGGCAAGGCGACCGCGACTTTTCGTCGTTCGACTCCACCTGTTGGATGTCAGGTTCggattttaattgtatgtacgttccagtggcagaacattttataaaGCTATTCACTTGTCCGACACggattttctatagaaaccgaCATCCGATATGAAACGGAATCGACACCCGACAAATGAGAACGGGCTCTAACACCTGGCTGTTTCCGCAGAGCGTGTTCTGCCCGGAGCGGCGGCCGGGCGACAAGCACGGGCTGCCGGCGGCGCTGTCCGTCCTGTCGGAGTGCGGCGAGGCCACGGCGGCCATCTTGGACGCGCGCGTCACCGCCGCCTTGCACCAGTACCACGaatacatacagtacatacacATATCGGACAAGTATGCCGGGCCCAAGCAGATGGAGTGAGTATACAATACATTTATAgctgtactagcttttgcccgtgattTTGTTTGCCTAAACGAAAAACTGTTTTTTGACCAGGGACACGAGATTCTATGAGACTTGAGTCTTTTAGAACGCCTACATGAAGGTGTATTCGAAAATttaggttattaaaaaaaaacctttattttttcgtttttaggCTTACTTATCTTATtgttaaggtctctacccactacaccgtatcatggcatgaccgtaataggaacataggtacatgacacgcgacggcgacggttggttaaggAACGTGCTagtctcactaatattataaatgcgaaagtttgtaagtctgtttgtttgtttattggtttgtccatcacgtctaaaccaccgaaccgatttagatgaaattcggtatacagatagtttgagtcccgataGTTTTcccccggaaaattgtataattcccacgggatagcgacaaacgaattctgcgcggacggagtcgcgggtaacggctactggtctcatacttttcgatacaaagaatatataaTTGCGTGACACGTTGCTAATACGgccatggtatgatacggtgtaatgggtaccTTTGTTGTGCAGGGAGACGGCGGGCACGAAGCCCCCGGACACTGAGCGGGTGGTGCTGGTGTCGCTGGCGCTGGGCCCCGACGGCGGCGGCGCCGAGGTGCGCCCGCTGCTGCTGCTGGTCTTCTACTTACTGGAGAAGATCAAGCGCACCCGCCTCAGCAAGGAGGTACATATAACCAATGGCCGCAATTTACctcaaaatcatgtcgaacgaTATACGTAACATAGATATGACcacaattggtttaaaaaagagaatataaataattgaaaaatagttagataattttattgttgtagtaaataatcgtatttttttctatattacatattttcagtgaattccttttatagttcactGTCCACTTATGTAGGGAAAATGACCTCTTTACATCTGCAGATGTAAAAGTCGCGTATTCCTAGtgatacttcaccattattaggaacattatcaccatcactcaaatttctatacatttttatacaaaattattaatcgaaatttaataaaagtcttatccatcttatgctttcgtcaTCATATTGCATGCATCATCCGCCCTTTACATATAACAAATAACAAGAATGAATCAATCAACTCAGCCCACATTGCTGAGTAAAAGCCTTGTCGTTTTCACGAAACTTTGCCCGGTTCTGTCCCAGTCACATCCACAGTAGATCCGACTGCCAGATGTCATCCATAATGATTTTCCAGTGGCTAGGCGAGACGAGGCGAAAAGAAGATGAGCGAGAAGTTCCtattatgataccaaaagcatgtaaatgataaTTATATCCTTGGTAATTGATATATATTtactgtgacttatttttcaataaaaatacacgtcaagatcgcctaccttctttctaatgctaaaaaagtcgaaatatagagtgagccaaattttgtgcctctGAGTATATATATTGTTTGAGTTTCGTCGGTGTTTATTGTGTGAATGCTTGTCCAGGCGCTCAGCAAGTGTGAGAAGCGTCGTCAGAAAGTGGCGGAGGCGTGGCTGCGCGGCGCGCACGCGGCCCGCCAGGAACAGGCCGCCGCGAGACGCGAGGAGAAACGCAAGCAGGAGAAAGAACGCATACTCGCCGTAAGTAGCGTTATAAAACCTTTTCCCAAACGTGCTATGTTATctttatgttgtgttccttaaaaCAAGCTTCAAAATACGCTGTTGCAGGCCTTGGCCTGCAACTAGTATTGCCAGGTGTTCGGTGTCAGGTATTCTACCGAACCGTTCGGTATTTTAGCACTGTTTTCGGTGTTTGGTATAACAAAAATTACCGAAGTATGAGCGGTTCGGTAGGTATTTTGTTTCTGATAATTTTTTCTCCCTAAGAAACGGTTCAACTGTCAGATTTTACGCAATTGACAATCGATGTTGCCACTTCGTGCGCGTTGGAAGCGTTTTATTTTTGCTCACTGTTCGGTATTATTCGAAAAAGACATTGCGTtagaagcgttttttttttgctcactgttcggtatttattcgaaaaagacCTGGCAACTCTGCCTGCAACAcgaacagtcttttgtttcaatgcacaCGACCACAATACACGACCTGAAATTAAGaactgaatttctatggttcatttattagttactgaataaattcacaggactatgaatattctatatctAAATATTGCTGACgtgttttacgtcaaattacaatttaatttacataataaagtgttatgtaaattaaattgctgattaaatgggctACAGTTCGTGTACAATAGCCCTAAAAGCGTCATCTCGAACtccagaaaacaaaaaaaaattaaaagtttttgcgggaaaattgacaagtgtcactgtcttttttttgattgactgtaCTTAAGCTTTAAGCGTTCcctttagccattttgcaagtaagtgccattgtcatttcaatcgtttcgtttagaaacgtaatctgtgattttttattttattttagcagtccgttatatttatatctacatgtattatagcaatttgatttttttttgattattttaacgttttaaaaatccatgttagaatgaaataaacacttatattCATGGAAATTAAAATCACTCGGACACAAAATGCAAATTCACTCAAAAACTCAGATTTTCCCGGGTTTGAAccaacgatcctctgcttcaaaCCGCTAGGTTACCGCGGCTTTTTTACCTTCAAACCTGAAGTAAATCTtcacaatatttatatttcaggAGGACGACCCAGAGAAACAGCGTCGGTGGGAACTGAAAGAACAGAAGCGCCAACAGAAGCGCAAAACTCCCAAAATGAAACAGTTGAAAGTAAAGGCGCTGTAAAAACTTGTACAGTTCAACTAGTTTCCTAATatcgttcggaactcgaaacaaaagatcggttttctttttctttctcattggaatcttcaggaaaaccgAAGAAAATTGACGAGTTCCGAAGGACgttaacattctggttgtactgaAATAGCGTGCTACCGGAATATCTTCATACAAACTTGATTTGCcactggattttttttttattctactgacACGATAATAAACAGCAAAACCCAGTTCCTAATCATTCCTGACGCGTCCTTATACTTAACTGAGCAATAAGAGTTTCTGTGACAAACTAGTTGGTTCTATTATACCTGGCGCAGGATGTCGCTGCACGCGGGGCAATAAAAAGTGCGAGCACAATGGAGCATATCGCGCACTCAATCGCACTTATCGGTCTTATGGCAATGCGTAGTGAAGTACAACGAGTGTATCGATATGTTACCGGTAAATGTTTacaagaataaaattataaaattaacaaactaGACAAGAAAGTGATTGATACAttagacaaaaaaaactttgtttttaacattcttttgctaaataggtgtaaattaaatacattttataactt is a window of Choristoneura fumiferana chromosome 23, NRCan_CFum_1, whole genome shotgun sequence DNA encoding:
- the LOC141440794 gene encoding PAT complex subunit CCDC47 gives rise to the protein MRVVLFVALLCFGVLAAQAYEDSNLEDDDFAEFEQFDADDDLPGGDQGFQDKDFGEVEKEPVQKAKPPSNAQEFEADVETEDEIIVEDEDNEFEHFQDPEEFEGFQDSVPRNTEQPKITISKVPIMVRPRWDAYWLEGILCCLLAAYALAYAIGRAKNTAIATNFLKLHKPLLDDNFTLVGETGSDVVSVGEERGWRREAEHCFTMWCSGRVCCEGMLLTLKLIKRQDLVHVILGSVRRTPDSLLARVELGKDDSDPFVLCVAQKKIATKLAKEMQDLSVFCPERRPGDKHGLPAALSVLSECGEATAAILDARVTAALHQYHEYIQYIHISDKYAGPKQMEETAGTKPPDTERVVLVSLALGPDGGGAEVRPLLLLVFYLLEKIKRTRLSKEALSKCEKRRQKVAEAWLRGAHAARQEQAAARREEKRKQEKERILAEDDPEKQRRWELKEQKRQQKRKTPKMKQLKVKAL